From a region of the Gottschalkia purinilytica genome:
- a CDS encoding PadR family transcriptional regulator, giving the protein MNKEIMKGSIDILVLSLIKKRDTYGYEIAKSIKEKSDGVYLMGEGTLYPALKRLESKGFIESYWQESELTGRRKYYKITMLGKEELDERIAQWNAITKLIRTIRE; this is encoded by the coding sequence TTGAATAAGGAGATAATGAAAGGAAGCATTGATATATTGGTCCTTTCTTTAATTAAAAAAAGAGATACGTATGGTTATGAAATTGCTAAAAGTATTAAGGAAAAAAGTGATGGAGTATATCTGATGGGAGAAGGTACTTTATATCCAGCTCTTAAGAGACTTGAATCTAAAGGATTTATTGAATCATATTGGCAAGAAAGTGAATTAACAGGGAGAAGGAAATATTATAAAATCACAATGTTAGGTAAGGAGGAATTAGATGAAAGAATTGCGCAATGGAATGCAATAACAAAGTTAATAAGGACTATTAGGGAGTGA
- a CDS encoding EcsC family protein codes for MTRYEEQALRELNIWKQKMSKKPSITNRITKGIQKKMNNIIPEKAHRIITEAIKNMTKAVLTGSKYITRKPLVVASLEKRENLVKESLNFYKKAASVSGAGTGAGGILIGLADFPILLSLKMKFLFNLASLYGFDVKDYRERIYILYVFELAFSSQEKRNEVYHKIENWNNYVKTLPENIDMFDWRDFQQEYRDYIDLAKMLQLVPGIGSIVGAYTNYQLMEKLGEIAMNAYRLRVLKCL; via the coding sequence ATGACAAGGTATGAAGAACAAGCACTGCGTGAATTAAATATATGGAAGCAAAAAATGAGTAAAAAACCATCTATAACGAATCGTATTACTAAAGGAATACAAAAAAAGATGAATAATATAATACCAGAAAAAGCACATAGAATTATTACAGAGGCAATTAAAAATATGACTAAAGCCGTATTAACTGGCTCTAAATATATTACTAGGAAACCACTTGTTGTAGCTTCTTTAGAAAAACGAGAAAATCTAGTAAAAGAATCATTAAACTTTTATAAAAAGGCTGCTTCTGTTAGCGGAGCTGGTACAGGAGCAGGAGGAATATTGATTGGACTTGCAGACTTTCCCATACTTTTAAGCTTAAAAATGAAATTTCTTTTTAATTTAGCCAGTTTATATGGATTTGATGTGAAAGATTATAGAGAAAGAATATATATTTTATATGTATTTGAATTAGCTTTTTCAAGTCAGGAAAAACGTAATGAAGTTTATCATAAAATCGAGAATTGGAATAACTATGTAAAGACATTACCAGAAAATATCGATATGTTTGATTGGAGAGATTTTCAACAAGAATATAGAGACTATATTGATTTAGCAAAAATGTTACAACTAGTACCTGGTATAGGAAGTATAGTAGGTGCTTATACCAATTATCAATTGATGGAGAAGCTTGGTGAGATAGCTATGAATGCTTATAGGTTAAGAGTATTAAAATGTTTGTAA
- the trhA gene encoding PAQR family membrane homeostasis protein TrhA — protein sequence MNKTNKSINGEEITNAISHGVGLCLAIAALVILVVFANKFGSVWHIVSFSIYGSTLILLYLFSTLYHSFPDGKVKSIFKVFDHSAIYLLIAGTYTPLTLTALRGKIGWTLFGIVWAIAIAGIIFKILWIKKFKALSTILYIAMGWLVIFAIKPLFQTLNTTSMVFLVVGGVLYTVGTIFYSGKKIKYNHAIWHFFVLAGSACHFFTVLYLLPR from the coding sequence ATGAATAAGACAAATAAGTCTATAAATGGAGAAGAAATTACCAATGCCATTTCACATGGAGTTGGATTGTGCTTAGCTATAGCTGCACTTGTAATATTAGTAGTATTTGCTAATAAATTTGGAAGTGTGTGGCATATAGTAAGCTTTAGTATCTATGGATCAACTTTAATACTTCTATACTTATTTTCAACATTGTATCATAGTTTTCCAGATGGAAAGGTGAAAAGTATATTTAAAGTTTTTGATCATTCAGCTATTTATTTGTTAATAGCAGGAACATACACGCCTTTAACTTTAACAGCTTTAAGAGGTAAAATAGGATGGACTTTATTTGGAATTGTTTGGGCAATTGCTATAGCTGGTATCATATTCAAGATACTTTGGATTAAAAAATTTAAAGCACTTTCAACTATTCTTTATATAGCTATGGGCTGGCTAGTTATATTTGCAATAAAACCATTATTCCAAACACTTAATACGACTAGCATGGTATTCTTAGTAGTAGGAGGAGTTTTATATACTGTAGGAACAATTTTTTATAGTGGGAAAAAGATTAAATACAATCATGCAATTTGGCATTTTTTCGTATTAGCAGGAAGCGCATGTCATTTCTTTACTGTACTATATTTATTACCTAGGTAA
- a CDS encoding GNAT family N-acetyltransferase produces MFRDRIKRKKVLPIFFETYVQLVYDQGSLYATSSELEAIVLTYEDRKGNSKFVYLIKKIKNILKALKALKYISIKEFLRGLRILNKMDSSWIYEKINEEFIHLDMIAVKKEYKGQKLSSKLIRYIIEESKRRKIFCTLETHNLKNVGIYNHFGFEIVEVIEIPDSNLKQYCMVYKDKS; encoded by the coding sequence ATGTTTAGAGATAGAATAAAAAGAAAAAAAGTTCTTCCCATATTTTTTGAGACATATGTTCAATTAGTTTATGATCAAGGTAGTTTATATGCAACTTCAAGTGAGCTAGAAGCTATAGTATTAACTTATGAAGATAGGAAAGGTAATTCAAAGTTTGTTTATCTTATAAAAAAGATAAAGAATATACTGAAAGCATTAAAAGCATTAAAATATATATCAATAAAAGAATTCTTAAGAGGATTACGTATATTGAATAAGATGGATTCAAGCTGGATATATGAAAAAATTAATGAAGAATTTATACATTTAGATATGATAGCAGTAAAAAAAGAGTACAAAGGTCAAAAACTTTCAAGTAAATTGATAAGATATATTATTGAAGAATCAAAACGGAGAAAAATATTTTGTACATTAGAAACCCATAATCTTAAAAATGTAGGTATATATAATCACTTTGGATTTGAGATTGTAGAGGTAATTGAAATACCAGATAGCAATTTAAAACAATACTGCATGGTTTATAAAGATAAAAGTTAA
- a CDS encoding GNAT family N-acetyltransferase — protein MAIIKSRNHKIKNKIIEVRSAIPKDAIQIIELQKKLTTETKFMIKEPYEIVREVSVHENKLKSISEDNNSIFIVALIKNQIVGYLVMFSKNLERIKHVGSFIVGVEKKYWGIGIASLLIEEMLLWAKTVELKRIELEVVEDNIRAIELYKKYEFKIEGKKLKDHYIGEGKYLNTLVMGKII, from the coding sequence ATGGCTATTATTAAATCTCGAAATCATAAGATTAAGAATAAAATTATAGAAGTAAGAAGCGCTATACCTAAAGATGCTATTCAGATAATAGAACTACAAAAAAAGCTTACTACTGAAACAAAATTCATGATAAAAGAACCTTATGAAATAGTTCGTGAAGTTTCGGTTCATGAAAATAAGTTAAAGAGTATATCAGAAGACAATAATAGTATATTTATTGTTGCATTAATAAAAAATCAAATAGTAGGATATCTAGTAATGTTTTCTAAAAATCTAGAACGCATTAAGCATGTTGGGAGTTTTATAGTAGGAGTAGAAAAGAAATATTGGGGAATAGGAATAGCTAGTTTGTTAATAGAAGAGATGTTGTTATGGGCAAAAACAGTTGAATTAAAAAGAATTGAATTAGAAGTTGTTGAAGATAATATAAGAGCTATAGAACTATATAAAAAATATGAATTTAAAATTGAAGGAAAGAAGTTAAAAGACCATTATATTGGAGAAGGAAAGTATCTCAATACTTTAGTTATGGGAAAAATAATATAG
- a CDS encoding class I SAM-dependent methyltransferase, with amino-acid sequence MKPLLADFDFSDKKVLDFGCGIGSACSIFTSDNYIGLDHDLRRVNYARRMNKDYNFDIIQNNNLNLEDRSIDYILIMAVLHHISTQDIKEYLIEFKRVLKKDGKLVIIEPCFFKENYFTNWLMNTFDKGKYIRNETSYLNLFSEQLFQVETTKKLRKGAYNELFFVVSQKNNF; translated from the coding sequence ATAAAACCTCTATTAGCAGATTTTGATTTTTCAGATAAGAAAGTACTAGATTTTGGCTGTGGTATTGGATCAGCATGCTCTATTTTTACTTCTGATAACTATATAGGATTAGATCATGATCTAAGAAGAGTCAATTATGCTAGACGAATGAATAAAGATTATAATTTTGACATAATACAAAATAATAATTTAAATTTGGAAGATAGAAGTATTGATTATATTTTAATCATGGCTGTACTCCATCATATATCAACGCAAGATATTAAAGAATATCTAATAGAGTTTAAGAGAGTTTTAAAAAAAGATGGAAAACTCGTTATAATAGAACCATGTTTTTTTAAAGAAAATTATTTTACAAATTGGTTGATGAATACTTTCGATAAAGGTAAGTATATTCGTAATGAAACAAGTTATTTAAATTTATTTAGTGAACAACTTTTTCAAGTCGAAACAACTAAAAAATTACGCAAAGGTGCTTATAACGAGTTATTTTTTGTTGTATCTCAAAAAAATAACTTTTAA
- a CDS encoding YjcQ family protein produces MKIIYKILERLDKAMDEERFDWNEIDHNTFGITKIRWVRIMHIMNENGFIDGVSIVNTIGQKNSEVRFIDIRITLKGLEYLAENSNMGKLITTAKLLKDIIPDI; encoded by the coding sequence ATGAAAATTATTTATAAAATTTTAGAAAGATTAGATAAAGCTATGGATGAGGAAAGATTTGATTGGAATGAAATAGATCATAATACTTTTGGAATAACAAAAATAAGATGGGTAAGAATAATGCATATTATGAATGAAAATGGCTTTATAGATGGTGTTTCTATTGTAAATACAATAGGACAAAAAAATTCAGAAGTTAGGTTTATAGATATCAGAATTACTCTTAAAGGATTAGAATACTTAGCAGAAAATTCTAATATGGGAAAACTGATAACTACAGCGAAACTCTTAAAAGACATAATTCCAGATATTTAA
- the dmpI gene encoding 4-oxalocrotonate tautomerase DmpI, whose product MPVITIESPKITKEQKSALVKELVSKASEVLNIPEQAFVTVIRENDLDNVGNGTKLLSDK is encoded by the coding sequence ATGCCAGTAATTACTATTGAAAGTCCTAAAATTACTAAAGAGCAGAAGTCTGCCCTTGTTAAAGAATTAGTATCAAAAGCAAGTGAAGTTTTAAACATACCAGAACAAGCTTTTGTTACTGTTATCAGAGAAAATGATCTTGATAATGTTGGCAATGGTACTAAACTTTTATCTGATAAATAA
- a CDS encoding alpha/beta-type small acid-soluble spore protein, translating to MSKNRLVVPEARQALEQFKTEIAEQFGVDDPKSLASNHTGLIVRKLVEMGEQQLIDNHKKDKY from the coding sequence ATGTCTAAAAACAGATTAGTTGTTCCTGAGGCTAGGCAAGCATTAGAACAGTTTAAAACTGAAATAGCTGAACAGTTTGGGGTAGATGATCCAAAGTCATTAGCTTCAAATCATACAGGACTTATTGTAAGAAAACTAGTTGAAATGGGAGAGCAACAACTTATAGATAATCATAAAAAAGATAAATATTAG
- a CDS encoding vWA domain-containing protein — MDNLLFNNDLDVNNLLGSEDKSKNSLEYFELDLDIYDNIFKNSPRIRENLENYKEVITTFEKLNEDIYLALFKANPVIKEIEEISTEYRLNNVMIRNLFKIDEFKLLRNSCSLNFFSSILGTDLLGQEIVNNYEKLSESNKELKKQLKKYDKDFKEYVEIKKTLEEFHTSHIQTENNSLEEIENAKSLLKTIEVKIQKDVENIEKILIDDNLFYKSVSFAYKEFLSISNTIKSWGLDDGKLTPTSYEEKIGVSLKLKSLKKVREISEMAGRFKSSASKLQKRKTKEEGQEICGVQMGSEIHKVLPSEKILLAKETTKKSFYKKYIQRELLAYKYKNNKDKSKGPIICCVDTSGSMEGDLEVWSKSVAIALLDIAIKQKRDFVSILFSNKVYKTIEFNKNKMEPSKLYELATFFYGSGTNFVEPLTESINLINSAKYKYSDIIFITDGEAPLDEEFIEEFNLVKEKKQFRMITVNVSDKVEEALNEINDTQILLRDLTEETIEETNETLFTI; from the coding sequence ATGGATAATCTGCTCTTTAATAACGATTTAGATGTTAATAATTTACTTGGAAGCGAAGATAAATCAAAAAATAGCTTAGAATACTTTGAGTTAGATTTAGATATTTATGATAATATATTTAAAAATTCTCCTAGAATTAGAGAAAATCTAGAAAACTATAAAGAAGTAATAACTACATTTGAAAAGTTAAATGAAGATATTTATTTAGCTTTATTTAAGGCTAATCCTGTAATTAAAGAAATAGAAGAAATAAGTACAGAATATAGACTTAATAATGTCATGATAAGAAACTTGTTTAAAATAGACGAGTTTAAATTGTTAAGAAATAGTTGCTCATTAAACTTCTTTAGTTCAATATTAGGAACAGATCTACTTGGACAAGAAATAGTAAATAACTATGAAAAGTTATCTGAAAGCAATAAGGAATTGAAGAAACAGTTAAAAAAATATGATAAAGATTTTAAAGAATATGTAGAGATAAAGAAGACTTTAGAAGAGTTTCATACTTCACATATTCAAACTGAAAATAATAGTTTAGAAGAAATAGAAAATGCTAAATCTTTATTAAAAACAATAGAAGTTAAAATACAAAAAGATGTAGAAAATATAGAAAAAATATTAATAGATGATAATTTATTTTATAAAAGTGTTTCTTTTGCCTATAAAGAGTTTCTAAGTATTTCAAATACCATAAAATCTTGGGGACTTGATGATGGTAAGCTAACGCCAACGTCTTATGAGGAAAAGATAGGGGTAAGCTTAAAACTAAAAAGTTTAAAAAAAGTAAGAGAAATATCTGAAATGGCTGGTAGATTCAAATCATCTGCTAGTAAGTTACAAAAAAGAAAGACAAAAGAAGAGGGACAGGAAATTTGTGGTGTTCAAATGGGAAGTGAGATACACAAAGTTTTACCTTCTGAAAAAATACTACTAGCCAAAGAAACCACTAAGAAAAGCTTCTATAAAAAATATATTCAGAGAGAGTTATTAGCTTACAAGTATAAAAATAATAAGGACAAATCTAAGGGACCTATTATATGCTGTGTAGATACTTCAGGCTCTATGGAAGGAGACCTTGAAGTGTGGTCAAAGTCTGTAGCTATTGCTTTACTTGATATAGCTATAAAACAAAAAAGAGATTTTGTTTCGATATTATTTTCTAATAAAGTTTACAAGACTATAGAGTTTAATAAAAATAAAATGGAACCAAGTAAGTTATATGAATTGGCTACTTTTTTTTATGGCAGTGGAACAAACTTTGTAGAACCATTAACTGAATCTATAAATTTAATAAATAGTGCTAAATATAAATATTCTGATATTATTTTTATTACTGATGGAGAAGCTCCTTTGGACGAAGAATTTATAGAAGAGTTCAATCTCGTAAAAGAGAAAAAACAATTTAGAATGATTACAGTAAATGTTTCCGATAAGGTGGAAGAAGCATTAAATGAAATTAATGATACTCAGATATTACTAAGAGATCTAACTGAGGAAACGATAGAAGAGACTAATGAGACGTTATTTACAATTTAG
- a CDS encoding AAA family ATPase produces MDQKNIKLKNGLFEELEIENAIDKLQNIANELKHIFVERDDVIDNSIKALITGQTVLLIGPPGTAKSALTNALCNRIDNGRYFSWLLNRTSDPAEILGPFSIKEMENDKFIRVTKNKLPEAEIAFLDEIFKCNEPTLNILLPLINEKLFYNDGHPTDVPLITLFAASNEFPEEDSLMALYDRMIFRMHVNYIGDIQNKMTMFKSFLNKNNNNDQYTTISLDELKTLRSALDKVVIEDSVLKEYISLMNALLQDGIIVSDRRQNECLKVLRANALLNKKDKVDSSDFECLKDVLWNELEEIERIEEILRERSVSSYEKEYNFIKSRYNEIVLAIKNIKDTRTIVEVRGSVEYIYDKINRVLKESELMEDDIKDKFTTFKKEVKSQLDKLEKQIEEEGLDDMF; encoded by the coding sequence ATGGATCAAAAGAATATAAAATTAAAAAACGGATTATTTGAAGAATTAGAAATTGAAAATGCTATTGATAAACTACAAAATATAGCCAATGAGCTAAAACATATATTTGTCGAAAGAGATGATGTCATAGATAACAGCATAAAAGCATTAATAACGGGTCAAACTGTTTTACTAATAGGACCACCAGGAACAGCTAAAAGTGCTTTAACAAATGCTTTATGTAATAGAATAGACAATGGAAGATACTTCTCTTGGCTTCTAAATAGAACATCTGACCCGGCAGAAATATTAGGGCCATTCAGTATAAAGGAAATGGAAAATGATAAATTTATAAGAGTTACTAAAAACAAATTGCCTGAAGCTGAAATTGCTTTCTTAGATGAGATTTTTAAGTGTAATGAGCCTACTTTAAATATTTTACTACCTCTTATAAATGAAAAATTATTTTATAATGATGGACATCCAACAGATGTTCCATTAATAACTCTATTTGCGGCATCGAATGAATTTCCAGAAGAAGATTCATTAATGGCATTATACGATAGAATGATATTTAGAATGCATGTTAATTATATAGGTGACATACAAAATAAAATGACTATGTTTAAGAGTTTCCTAAATAAAAATAATAATAATGATCAATATACTACAATAAGCCTAGATGAACTTAAAACATTAAGAAGTGCTCTTGATAAAGTTGTCATAGAAGATTCTGTTTTAAAAGAATATATTTCTCTAATGAATGCTCTTTTACAAGATGGAATTATAGTATCAGATAGGAGACAAAATGAATGCTTAAAAGTTCTAAGAGCAAATGCTCTATTAAATAAAAAAGATAAGGTAGATTCATCTGATTTTGAGTGCCTTAAAGATGTTCTTTGGAATGAATTAGAGGAAATTGAAAGAATTGAAGAGATATTAAGAGAGAGATCTGTATCATCTTATGAAAAAGAATATAACTTTATAAAAAGTAGATATAATGAAATAGTTTTAGCTATTAAGAATATAAAGGATACAAGAACAATTGTAGAAGTAAGAGGTTCTGTAGAATACATCTACGATAAAATTAACAGAGTATTAAAAGAATCAGAGCTAATGGAAGATGATATTAAAGATAAATTTACAACATTTAAAAAAGAAGTAAAAAGTCAATTAGATAAATTAGAAAAACAAATTGAAGAAGAAGGATTGGATGATATGTTTTAA
- a CDS encoding tetratricopeptide repeat protein translates to MSVSNNEEYVVTEDKEWKVYRLKESFNIDEKIASLYDILGWMYLEGKGVDKNSNEAISMFNNSVKFDSKDSDYHYDLGYALSEVGRYDESLASLNKCLELSKDDKKSQSSAHNVIGVVYLSNDNIEKAKEHFQKALELNSNNEYAKTNLSALNE, encoded by the coding sequence TTGAGTGTTTCAAACAATGAAGAATACGTTGTTACAGAAGATAAAGAGTGGAAAGTTTATAGACTTAAAGAAAGTTTCAATATAGATGAAAAAATAGCTTCTTTATATGATATTTTAGGATGGATGTATCTAGAAGGTAAAGGAGTAGATAAAAATTCAAATGAAGCTATAAGTATGTTCAATAATTCTGTAAAATTTGATAGCAAAGATTCTGATTATCACTATGACCTAGGCTATGCCCTTAGTGAAGTTGGTAGATATGATGAGTCTCTAGCCTCTCTTAACAAATGTCTTGAACTTTCTAAAGATGATAAAAAAAGTCAATCTTCTGCCCACAATGTAATTGGAGTTGTTTATCTAAGTAATGATAATATTGAAAAAGCTAAAGAGCACTTTCAAAAAGCTTTAGAACTTAATTCCAATAATGAGTATGCAAAAACTAATTTATCTGCTTTAAATGAATAA
- a CDS encoding amidohydrolase family protein has protein sequence MSQNIKVYKGNIVFTKTPKQFTTLENGYIIVENGKVKEVTRNLSKHYKNYEIFDYDDKIIIPGFVDIHLHAPQLPNNGLGLDKELLPWLEAYTYPEEARYGNMEYAKKIYPKLIKDLWKYGVTRSVIMTSIHKETTELLIDLFIKSGLSAYIGKVNMDRNANKEVLEDTKTSIKETEKLIKKYIGKSELVKPILTPTLVPICTPEIMKGIGQLAKKYDLPVQAHLSENRTAVEWVRQLHPEQPDFGSVYNEYGLFGQQPTVMAHCIYTTDNEIKMMQENKIYVAHCPHSNFNLASGIMPLRKYLNLGIDVGLGSDISAGHTLSMMSTIVSAIQASKIKWVEDSNYDPISVSEGFYLATKGGGKFFGKVGSFEEGYDFDAIIIDDDNLYDFNKRTLEGRIEKFIYTGDDRNIVERFVAGKKIEEPNF, from the coding sequence ATGAGTCAAAATATAAAGGTTTATAAAGGTAACATAGTATTTACTAAAACACCTAAACAATTTACTACGTTGGAAAATGGATATATAATTGTTGAAAATGGAAAAGTAAAAGAAGTTACTCGTAATCTCTCAAAACACTATAAAAATTATGAAATATTTGATTATGATGATAAAATTATAATACCTGGATTTGTAGATATTCATCTTCATGCTCCACAACTTCCAAATAACGGTCTTGGACTAGATAAAGAACTTCTACCTTGGTTAGAAGCCTATACTTATCCAGAAGAAGCTAGATATGGTAATATGGAATATGCGAAAAAAATTTATCCAAAGCTTATAAAAGATTTATGGAAATACGGGGTAACTCGTTCTGTTATAATGACAAGTATTCATAAAGAGACAACTGAATTATTAATAGATTTATTTATAAAATCAGGACTAAGCGCATATATTGGAAAAGTAAATATGGATAGAAATGCTAATAAAGAAGTTTTAGAAGATACGAAGACCTCGATAAAAGAAACAGAAAAACTTATTAAAAAGTATATTGGAAAATCTGAGCTAGTGAAACCTATACTAACTCCTACTCTCGTTCCAATATGTACACCGGAAATTATGAAAGGTATAGGACAACTAGCTAAAAAATATGATCTTCCTGTACAAGCACATTTATCGGAAAATAGAACAGCAGTAGAATGGGTTAGACAATTGCATCCTGAACAGCCTGACTTTGGAAGTGTATATAATGAATATGGACTATTTGGACAACAGCCGACAGTAATGGCTCATTGTATATATACTACAGATAATGAAATTAAAATGATGCAGGAAAATAAAATCTATGTAGCACACTGTCCACATTCGAACTTTAATTTGGCTAGTGGTATAATGCCTCTTAGAAAATATCTTAATCTTGGAATAGATGTAGGACTTGGTAGTGATATTTCAGCAGGACATACTTTATCTATGATGAGTACGATAGTTTCAGCTATACAAGCATCAAAGATTAAATGGGTAGAGGATAGCAATTATGATCCTATTAGTGTGTCAGAAGGATTTTATCTAGCTACAAAAGGTGGAGGAAAATTCTTTGGAAAAGTAGGTAGCTTTGAAGAAGGATATGATTTTGATGCAATAATTATTGATGATGATAATTTATATGATTTTAATAAACGTACATTAGAAGGACGTATAGAGAAATTTATATATACTGGCGATGATAGAAATATAGTTGAAAGGTTTGTTGCTGGTAAGAAGATAGAGGAGCCTAATTTTTAG
- a CDS encoding spore coat protein, producing the protein MSSIKEMLGKKATNLSDKTIVNDTLAGMASASNAYLAATLKTATPELKQLFSSNLTQMLGEHAALSEMAINKEWITPYENPENQLLKTFNHSKEVLNSSIDN; encoded by the coding sequence ATGTCATCAATAAAAGAAATGCTTGGAAAGAAAGCAACAAACTTATCAGATAAAACTATTGTTAATGATACTTTAGCTGGAATGGCTTCTGCATCAAATGCATACCTAGCAGCAACGTTAAAAACAGCTACTCCTGAATTAAAACAGCTATTTAGTTCAAACTTAACACAAATGCTTGGAGAGCATGCTGCATTATCAGAAATGGCTATAAATAAAGAATGGATAACTCCATATGAGAATCCAGAAAATCAACTTCTTAAAACATTTAATCATTCTAAAGAAGTACTAAACAGCAGTATAGATAACTAA
- a CDS encoding phosphoribosyltransferase family protein encodes MCSSKGDVIMKEKVYTIEVAGVTRHLPIMQVSPKLAIASFVILGDVEIVNAASSQLVKKMPQVDWLITAEAKGIPLVHQIASLLSMKRYIVARKSIKPYMSTPLISEVNSITTQKKQMLYLDGHDVEIIRGKRVAIVDDVISTGESIAAVEKLVRAAGGIVSAKVAILAEGDAAERDDIIFLEKLPLFPIE; translated from the coding sequence ATGTGTAGCAGTAAAGGGGATGTTATTATGAAGGAAAAAGTCTATACAATAGAAGTTGCAGGTGTTACTCGACATCTGCCAATTATGCAGGTTTCGCCTAAGCTGGCTATTGCATCATTTGTAATATTGGGAGATGTAGAAATTGTTAATGCAGCATCATCACAGCTTGTAAAAAAAATGCCTCAAGTTGATTGGCTGATTACGGCAGAAGCGAAAGGCATACCTCTTGTACATCAAATTGCTAGCTTGCTTTCAATGAAGAGATATATTGTTGCAAGAAAATCTATAAAACCATACATGAGCACTCCTCTTATAAGTGAGGTTAATTCAATAACTACCCAAAAAAAACAGATGCTTTATCTTGATGGACATGATGTCGAAATTATACGAGGTAAACGCGTAGCTATAGTTGATGATGTTATATCAACAGGTGAGTCTATTGCTGCAGTTGAGAAACTTGTAAGAGCTGCAGGTGGTATAGTTTCAGCAAAAGTTGCCATTTTAGCAGAAGGAGATGCTGCTGAACGAGATGATATTATTTTTCTTGAGAAGTTACCACTTTTTCCTATTGAGTAG
- a CDS encoding recombinase family protein — MNVAVIYARYSSDNQREESIEAQIRAIKEYAKRNNTNIYKIYADEARSATTDNRPEFLKMIKDSELGLFDMVIVHKLDRFSRNRYDIAFYKKQLKKNGVRLVSVLENLDDSPESIILESVLEGMAEYYSANLAREIMKGLKETALQCKHTGGKPPLGYDVAEDKTYIINKKEAQTVKIIFEIYSNGFGYNKIIDKLNNEGYKTKTGKNFGKNSIHDILKNEKYRGIYAFNRTARKENSKRNHRKSKPSSEIIRIEGGIPRIIDDNIWNKVRKRMDSNKNATNRAKETYLLSGLVYCGK; from the coding sequence ATGAACGTAGCTGTAATTTATGCTAGATATTCTAGTGATAATCAAAGAGAAGAATCTATAGAAGCTCAAATTAGAGCTATAAAGGAGTATGCTAAAAGAAATAACACAAATATTTATAAAATATATGCGGATGAAGCACGATCGGCTACTACAGATAATAGACCAGAGTTTTTAAAAATGATAAAAGATAGTGAATTAGGTTTATTTGATATGGTTATTGTTCATAAACTAGATCGTTTTTCACGTAATAGATATGATATTGCTTTTTATAAGAAACAATTAAAAAAGAATGGTGTTCGTTTGGTATCTGTTCTTGAGAACTTAGACGATAGTCCGGAGTCAATTATATTGGAATCTGTACTTGAAGGTATGGCTGAATATTACTCTGCTAACTTAGCTAGAGAAATCATGAAAGGTTTAAAAGAAACTGCTCTACAATGTAAACATACAGGTGGTAAACCCCCTCTTGGATATGATGTTGCTGAAGATAAAACCTATATAATAAATAAAAAAGAAGCTCAAACAGTTAAAATAATTTTTGAAATCTATAGTAATGGATTTGGATACAACAAAATAATTGATAAATTAAATAATGAAGGATATAAAACAAAGACAGGAAAAAACTTTGGTAAAAACAGTATTCATGATATTTTAAAAAATGAAAAGTATAGGGGTATTTATGCTTTTAATAGAACAGCTAGAAAAGAAAATAGCAAAAGAAATCATAGAAAATCTAAACCGAGTAGTGAAATTATAAGAATAGAAGGGGGGATTCCTAGAATAATAGACGATAATATTTGGAATAAAGTAAGAAAGCGTATGGATAGTAATAAAAATGCAACTAATAGAGCAAAAGAAACCTATTTACTTTCCGGATTAGTTTACTGTGGTAAGTAA